The following proteins are co-located in the Apis mellifera strain DH4 linkage group LG11, Amel_HAv3.1, whole genome shotgun sequence genome:
- the LOC409870 gene encoding minor histocompatibility antigen H13, whose translation MASEVNEIAAEASENNEAITGRISSTSEGMALAYGSLIIMAILPIFFGSYQAVKHHKEQQQQCKKSGEQPDTMSRKEAAIFPFISSITLVGLYVLYKIFDKELVNQILAAYFFFLGILSLCHLTSPLISSLVPAAIPKTHYHILFTRGEGDKAEHIINYKFNLHDIVCLICCSLIGTWYFLKKHWIANNLFGIAFAINGVELLHVNNFVTGCILLCGLLFYDAFWVFGTDVMVTVARSFEVPIKLVFPQDILEKGLTASNFAMLGLGDIVLPGIFIALLLRFDNSLSRKTNVYFYSTFFAYFMGLLATMLIMHLFNHAQPALLYLVPACLGTPLLLALVKGDLKALFSYEDHPINTIQTEKSAQTQVEMKKDT comes from the exons ATGGCAAGCGAGGTAAATGAAATTGCTGCAGAAGCGAGTGAAAATAATGAAGCGATTACGGGAAGAATATCTTCGACATCTGAGGGAATGGCTCTTGCTTATGGAAGCTTGATAATTATGGCTATTTTACCTATCTTCTTTGGTAGTTACCAAGCTGTTAAACACCATAAGGAGCAGCAG cAACAATGTAAAAAAAGTGGAGAACAGCCAGATACAATGTCTCGCAAAGAAGCAgcaatatttccttttatttccaGTATTACATTAGTTGGActgtatgtattatataag atatttgACAAGGAATTAGTTAATCAAATCTTAgctgcatatttttttttcttaggaATCTTATCTTTGTGTCATCTTACCag cCCTTTAATTTCATCACTAGTACCTGCTGCAATTCCAAAAACTCATTATCACATATTATTCACTAGGGGTGAAGGTGACAAGGCAGaacatattatcaattataaatttaatcttcatgATATTGTTTGTCTAATATGTTGTTCCCTTATTGGAACTTggtattttctaaaaaag caTTGGATtgccaataatttatttggaattgcATTTGCGATTAATGGTGTAGAATTGTTACATGTGAACAATTTTGTAACAGGATGTATTTTGCTTTGTGGACTCTTGTTCTATGATGCATTTTGGGTATTTGGTACAGATGTAATGGTAACAGTCGCAAGATCGTTTGAAGTACCAATTAAATTAGTGTTTCCTCAAGATATATTGGAGAAAGGACTTACAGCCAGCAATTTTGCCATGTTGGGTTTAGGTGACATCGTTTTGCCAGGAATTTTCATTGCTCTTTTATTGCGATTTGATAATAGTTTGAGTAGAAAAACAAAtgtctatttttattcgacattttttgcatatttcatGGGACTATTAGCTACAATGCTCATTatgcatttatttaatcaCGCACAACCGGCTCTGTTATATTTAGTACCTGCTTGTTTAGGTACTCCTCTGCTTCTAGCATTAGTCAAAGGCGACTTGAAAGCATTATTTTC TTATGAAGATCACCcaattaatacaatacaaacGGAAAAATCGGCTCAAACACAAgtagaaatgaaaaaggatACATAA
- the LOC413336 gene encoding ADP-dependent glucokinase: MGYNKGLKLGTAFTILIVLVAIYYRNSENVLQKRLQALIHGLEKLENKHVMTSRPKVAIGYGVCTDVYINAKDLLNYSEKIGQPQHFDEINTELELLKSFAYYFRHGAAAERYMANRTLFDELVTKARSFPSSYTTIGGNAAIMALRFAREGCDVTLAAKLTRSLHQMIPQVINIVGGEVKRDDIHLVIEYKHGDIWGPYSSARANRYIIHNDANNPRISSLDAFDNLLLMYEPNLLVISGLQMMDNYPFPEGDRQKLLHKIKKQMMNRSVSTKIHFEMASFAEDKFLFELCDSIIPYADSLGMNEQEIANLHNAMYYGNISLVANSTPRIATVLDQMRTLFKLIRMRSKTIENSRELTRIHVHTLAYQAIFTVKSSIWKNTMAAAAKASLTAHRHVCATSYVDIKKAALILDDSFSTSIVDGTRIALDIDKPVSCWDEILKIGNKDIPIQVCVAPVLVCTEAAQTAGGGDNISSAGLVLQI; this comes from the exons ATGGGGTATAACAAGGGATTAAAATTAGGTACAGCGTTTAccatattaatagttttagttgcaatttattatagaaattcggAAAATGTTCTCCAAAAACGTTTGCAAGCTTTGATTCATGGTTtagaaaaacttgaaaataaaCATGTGATGACTTCACGACCAAAAGTAGCAATAGGTTATGGTGTATGTACTGATGTATATATCAATGCTAaagatttattgaattattctgaaaaaattggACAACCGCAACATTTCGATGAAATCAATACAGAATTGGaacttttaaaaagttttgccTATTATTTTCGACATGGAGCTGCTGcaga aagatacATGGCAAATAGAACATTGTTTGATGAACTTGTTACCAAAGCTCGTTCATTTCCTTCTTCTTATACTACTATTGGTGGTAATGCAGCAATTATGGCATTAAGATTTGCAAGAGAAGGATGTGATGTGACACTTGCTGCAAAATTAACGAGATCCTTGCATCAAATGATACCAcaagttattaatattgtaggAGGTGAAGTGAAAAGAGATGACATTCACTtagtaatagaatataaacatGGAGATATTTGGGGTCCATATTCTAGTGCCAGAGCTAATAG GTACATAATTCACAATGATGCCAATAATCCTAGGATTAGTTCTCTTGATGCATTTGATAATCTTTTGTTAATGTATGAGCCTAATTTACTTGTTATTAGTGGTTTACAAATGATGGATAATTATCCATTTCCCGaag GTGATAGACAAAAACTTTTACATAAGATAAAAAAGCAAATGATGAATCGATCTGTATCaactaaaattcattttgaaatggCTTCATTCGCAGAAGATAAATTCCTTTTTGAATTATGTGATTCGATAATACCATATGCTGATAGTTTAGGGATGAATGAACAAGAAATAGCTAATTTGCATAATGCAATgtattatggaaatatttcattagtaGCAAATTCAACACCACGTATAGCAACAGTTTTAGATCAAATGcgaacattatttaaattgatacgtATGAGAAGCAAAACTATTgaaaattctcgagaattaACTAGAATTCATGTACATACATTAGCCTATCAAGCTATATTTACTGTTAAAAGTTCCATATGGAAAAACACTATGGCTGCAGCAGCTAAAGCTTCACTGACAGCTCATAGACATGTATGTGCAACAAGTTAT GTAGACATTAAAAAAGCTGCATTGATTTTAGATGATAGTTTTTCGACATCAATTGTTGATGGTACTCGAATAGCTTTAGATATTGATAAACCAGTATCTTGTTgggatgaaatattaaaaataggaaaCAAAGATATCCCTATTCAAGTATGTGTTGCACCAGTATTAGTTTGTACTGAAGCGGCACAAACTGCTGGCGGTGGAGATAATATTTCAAGTGCGGGTCTTGTATTACAAAtctaa
- the LOC102653601 gene encoding zinc finger protein 85 — MSSHCITMEKKLYHRGQIDVIDMPIQLTCNYKYFLVYEDQISRFVVLKGLHGNTANEVAIKLLDILTIIGAPQVLQSNNGRKFAEEVVQELRLLWKDFMILHGEIIETNERNRDFKSLLECWIKENPTKTWYEALVHIQIFQNSTFRCENGKIPYDILFGKNVHDEFQKQSNIINLKNNIWTEEEWVDLLSDKQNDVKKEKKQQLIEDSAFTNIKNIKTAEECESEDSCNEARDELQMNTPDFNFVNVKSEPLNMHTEDSIFEDELGIDNRTNIENQINLKCKICQKQYMKPGHLKNHMRTHIKGKKFECKLCNKTFHVLSLYEKHMRQSHKQNKLSSFSRNRKNRNSQDEITLTTKLSKLKSFSDLNIDGTQSNEANDCPKAIKSLNLLKERKRITVDNRSMKINGEPSLKCSYCNQKFNFPSVLKRHMRSHTNERPYICEICNKSFKQLGHLSQHSLTHKDYRSFHCAVCGVKFESLSSLKIHTQSHKENYIMKTKEAFRLFECDNCKKVFTTKSVLERHILTHSHERQFPCVICGKRFKQAGHVKSHMLVHTGERKFECSICKKRFSLSNSLKKHMYVHNGEKPYQCDVCGARFLEKRNLNGHLMTHTNERPFRCKICGKRYTLADTLRRHISAAHEDGRTYQCEICAKMFKQLAHLSVHKKVHNDERPFQCHLCEKNFKHKNVLKSHLAIHANVRPFECDICKATFVRKTNLQTHIASAHMNERPYVCTICGKRFKQISHLNGHVVVHSNLMPYQCDFCDRRCNRLDNLKKHMRLHTKNKE, encoded by the exons atgagTTCACATTGTATTACTAtggaaaaaaagttatatcatAGAGGACAAATTGATGTAATAGATATGCCAATACAATTAACTTGTAATTACAAGTATTTCCTTGTTTATGAGGATCAAATATCTAGATTTGTTGTGTTAAAAGGTTTACATGGAAACACTGCGAATGAAGtagctataaaattattagatatattgacTATTATTGGAGCACCACAGGTTTTACAAAGCAACAATGGACGCAAATTTGCAGAAGAAGTTGTACAAGAGTTACGTCTTTTATGGAAAGATTTTATGATACTTCAtggagaaattattgaaactaaTGAACGTAATagagattttaaaagtttgCTTGAATGTTGGATAAAGGAAAATCCGACAAAAACATGGTATGAAGCCTTGGTACATAtacagatttttcaaaattcaacatTTCGAtgtgaaaatggaaaaattccttatgatatattatttggaaaaaatgttCATGATGAGTTTCAAAaacaatctaatataataaatttaaaaaataatatatggacAGAAGAAGAATGGGTTGATCTTTTATCAGACAAACAAAATGatgttaagaaagaaaaaaagcaacAACTTATAGAAGATTCTGCCTTTACAaacatcaaaaatataaaaact GCAGAAGAGTGTGAAAGTGAAGATTCTTGCAATGAAGCCAGGGATGAGCTTCAAATGAACACTcctgattttaattttgtaaatgttaAAAGTGAACCTTTAAACATGCATACAGAAGATTCAATATTTGAGGATGAATTAGGAATAGATAACAGAACCAATATagaaaatcaaatcaatttaaaatgtaaaatttgccAGAAACAATACATGAAACCTGGACATTTAAAGAATCATATGAGAACACacataaaaggaaaaaagttcgAATGTAAATTATGTAACAAAACATTTCATGTTCTAAGTTTATATGAGAAACATATGAGACAATctcataaacaaaataaattgtctAGTTTCAGtagaaacagaaaaaatagaaattcacaagatgaaataacattgaccacaaaattatctaaattaaaaagtttttcagatttaaatatcgatgGAACACAATCCAATGAAGCAAATGACTGTCCAAAAgcaataaaaagtttaaatcttcttaaagaaaggaaaagaatcacTGTAGACAATCgttctatgaaaataaatggagAGCCAAGTCTGAAATGTTCATAttgtaatcaaaaatttaattttcctagTGTATTAAAAAGGCATATGCGATCTCACACGAATGAAAGACCTTACATTTgtgaaatttgtaataaaagttttaaacaaTTAGGTCATCTTAGTCAACATTCATTAACGCACAAAGATTATCGTTCTTTTCATTGTGCGGTTTGCGGAGTGAAATTTGAATCATTGAGTTCATTAAAAATCCATACTCAATCGCATAAAGAGAATTACATTATGAAAACTAAAGAGGCTTTCCGTTTATTTGAATGTGATAATTGTAAAAAGGTATTTACCACTAAAAGTGTTTTGGAACGACACATACTTACTCATTCTCATGAACGTCAATTTCCATGTGTAATCTgtggaaaaagatttaaacaaGCAGGACATGTGAAGTCTCATATGTTAGTGCACACAGGTGAACGTAAATTTGAATGTTCAATTTGTAAGAAGAGATTTAGTCTTTCGAATTCTTTAAAGAAACATATGTATGTACACAATGGAGAAAAACCGTACCAATGCGATGTATGTGGTGCACGATtccttgaaaaaagaaatctaaatgGGCATTTAATGACTCATACAAACGAACGTCCATTTCGCTGTAAAATTTGCGGAAAACGATACACTTTGGCAGATACTTTACGTCGGCATATAAGTGCTGCACATGAAGATGGACGTACATATCAATGTGAGATTTGTGCAAAAATGTTCAAACAACTTGCTCATTTATCCGTTCACAAAAAAGTACACAACGATGAACGACCATTCCAATGTCATTTatgcgaaaaaaattttaaacataaaaacgTGCTTAAATCTCATTTGGCCATTCATGCGAATGTGAGGCCATTCGAATGCGATATATGCAAAGCTACATTtgtaagaaaaacaaatttacaaaCACATATTGCATCAGCTCATATGAATGAAAGACCATATGTTTGTACTATTTGTGGAAAACGATTCAAGCAGATTAGTCATTTAAATGGTCATGTAGTAGTGCATAGCAATTTAATGCCTTATCAATGCGATTTCTGTGATCGACGATGTAATAgacttgataatttaaaaaaacatatgcGTCttcatacaaaaaataaagaataa